The nucleotide sequence CACACGCTTCAGGGTCTTCTTCTTGTCGGGATGACCGCCCATAAAGGGAATGAAGGGTGCGAAATGAGCCACATGCTTCAGGGAGTCGTGGCGGAATTCCGGGTTGTTATGAAAAATCTTTCTAATCAGAGCAAGGACTCTATCACCAAAATTAAGGTAGTATTCGTGATTGACACATTTAAAACTCATAGTCTATCCTCAAAGGGTTGGCTGTACCTATAAAATAGAAAATAGTTTGCTATTTTAATGTAAACAATTATTGGAGATGGATATGGAACAACAGCTTAAGAAAATCATTCACGACAACATGCCCCAGTACATCGAAAAACTGAGCAAACTTGTCAGTATTCCTTCCATCAGTTTTGACAATTTTGACCAGAAGTTTGTTCTGGAATCTGCCGAGGCCGTGAAAAAGATGTTCCTGGAGGCAGGACTTTCCAATGTGCAGTTCCTGATGCCTCCCAGCGGCCGCCCCACGGTCTATGGCGAAAGCCTCACCAGCCCCGACAAGCCCACCATCTTGCTGTACGCCCATCACGATGTGCAACCGCCTATGCGCGAAGCCTTGTGGAACACCAAGCCTTTCGAAGCTGTTATCGGCGACAACGGTGAACGTCTTTTCGGCCGAGGCACTGCCGACGACAAGGCAGGCATCATTACCCATTTGGCAGCCCTTGAACAGGTCCGCGCCCTCAAGGGTAACGACGGTCCTAACCTGAAGTTTATTATCGAAGGCGAAGAAGAATCCGGAAGCGCAGGCTTTGCACAGATCCTCTCCCAGCATGCAGAACTTTTGAAGTGCGACGCAGTGATTGTTGCCGACCTGGGCAACTTTGCCAAGGGCACTCCCTCCATCACCACCACACTTCGTGGCATGAGTGCCGTTTCTGTAGAATTGAAGGCCACCAAGGCTCCCCTCCATTCCGGTTCCTGGTCCGGCCCCATTCCCGACGTGGCCCAGGTTCTCTGCCGCATGATCGCTAGCCTGACCGATGGCACAGGCAAGATCCTCATCCCGAATTTCGAAGACTCCATGGTCCCGCCCACCGCTGAAGAACTTGAATCCTACAAGAGTCTGGGCATGACCGAAAAGATTTTCCGTAACGACGGCGGCGTTCTGGACAGCGTGCAGCTCCTGGTCCCCGAAGATGAAATCCTCCTTGCCAACTGGCGCAGGCCTTCCATTACGGTAACCGCCATGGAAGTGGGCAGCCGCCTGAACGCAGGCAACGTTCTGCAGGACTCCGCCTACGCCCGCATCGGCATCCGCCTTGCTCCGGGCATGGATGCAGAACACTGCACAGACTTGCTGGTGGATTTCCTCAGGAAGCAGGTTCCCTACGGTCTGGAAATCAAGTTCGATATCGAAGACGGTGCAAATCCCTTCGTGACGGATACCACCCACCCCTTCTTCCAGCTGATGAGCAAGTCCATGGGTGAAGCCTACGAATCCCCCACCAAGTTCATTGGCTGCGGCGCAAGCATTCCTGGCGCAGAACTTTTCCGCAAGACCTTCGGCGACATTCCTATTCTCTTGACTGGTCTCGAAGATCCTGAATGCAACGCCCACGGCGAAAACGAAAGCCTTTACCTGCCCGACTTTGAAAAGGGTATTCTGGCAGAAACCTTGTTCTTTGGCGGTCTGTAATGATGAAGCTTGCAAAAAAGCGCCTGGTTGTTTTGACGGGTGCCGGCATCAGTGCGGAATCCGGACTGCGCACCTTCCGCGGAAACGACGGGATGTGGGAGCATGAAAGCATTGACGACGTGTGTACGCCCGAGGGTTACTTCCGCGACAAGAAGCGTGTGAAGGATTTCTACAACTTCTTGAGGGGCGGCCTGAAGGACCACGAACCTAATGCAGCCCATATTGCGTTGGCAGAACTGGAGCACCGCCTGAAAGACGACTTCCTGCTGATCACCCAGAACGTGGACAACCTCCACGAACGTGCCGGCAGCTGTAGGGTCTTGCACATGCACGGCGACCTGATGCGCCTTACCTGCGAAAGGAATCCGGAACACAAGTTCATCTTCAATGAAGACGAAACCATGGAAACCCGCTGCCCCTTCTGCGGTGCCATGAGTCGCCCCGACATCGTTTTCTTCGGGGAACAGCCCTTGTACATGGACCAGATTCAAGATGTTTTGCAGCAGTGCGAAGAATTTGTGTACATCGGCACTAGTAGCGTTGTCTACCCCGCCGCAGGCTTTAAGAGTTTCGCTCATTCCTACGGTGCAAAAGTCACCTGCCTGAATTTAGAAGTTCCTACTAGAGACCCCTACACCGACGTT is from Fibrobacter sp. and encodes:
- a CDS encoding M20/M25/M40 family metallo-hydrolase; translated protein: MEQQLKKIIHDNMPQYIEKLSKLVSIPSISFDNFDQKFVLESAEAVKKMFLEAGLSNVQFLMPPSGRPTVYGESLTSPDKPTILLYAHHDVQPPMREALWNTKPFEAVIGDNGERLFGRGTADDKAGIITHLAALEQVRALKGNDGPNLKFIIEGEEESGSAGFAQILSQHAELLKCDAVIVADLGNFAKGTPSITTTLRGMSAVSVELKATKAPLHSGSWSGPIPDVAQVLCRMIASLTDGTGKILIPNFEDSMVPPTAEELESYKSLGMTEKIFRNDGGVLDSVQLLVPEDEILLANWRRPSITVTAMEVGSRLNAGNVLQDSAYARIGIRLAPGMDAEHCTDLLVDFLRKQVPYGLEIKFDIEDGANPFVTDTTHPFFQLMSKSMGEAYESPTKFIGCGASIPGAELFRKTFGDIPILLTGLEDPECNAHGENESLYLPDFEKGILAETLFFGGL
- a CDS encoding NAD-dependent deacylase: MMKLAKKRLVVLTGAGISAESGLRTFRGNDGMWEHESIDDVCTPEGYFRDKKRVKDFYNFLRGGLKDHEPNAAHIALAELEHRLKDDFLLITQNVDNLHERAGSCRVLHMHGDLMRLTCERNPEHKFIFNEDETMETRCPFCGAMSRPDIVFFGEQPLYMDQIQDVLQQCEEFVYIGTSSVVYPAAGFKSFAHSYGAKVTCLNLEVPTRDPYTDVCIQGKATEIVPKWCKEFK